The Sphingosinithalassobacter sp. CS137 genome includes a region encoding these proteins:
- a CDS encoding STAS/SEC14 domain-containing protein, with product MLRATEVDPVLRTVTRGKLEATDYDNFKPLFEHIATQKTGRVPMLIELAPDFSGRDFGDLWRDIKFDARRTEQFGRIAILGEKKWEEWGTKLSDPLFPSADMRFFVLDQLSEAESWVRGERNAKS from the coding sequence ATGTTGCGCGCCACGGAAGTAGACCCCGTCCTCCGCACAGTGACGCGCGGAAAGCTCGAGGCAACCGACTATGACAATTTCAAACCGTTATTCGAGCACATCGCTACGCAAAAGACGGGACGGGTTCCGATGCTCATCGAACTCGCACCGGACTTTTCCGGTAGGGATTTCGGCGATTTGTGGCGCGACATAAAGTTTGACGCGAGACGCACGGAGCAATTTGGCCGCATCGCGATCTTAGGCGAGAAGAAGTGGGAGGAGTGGGGCACAAAGCTGTCTGACCCGCTCTTTCCGTCTGCCGACATGCGCTTCTTTGTCCTTGATCAGCTCAGCGAAGCCGAGTCCTGGGTGCGCGGTGAGCGAAATGCCAAATCATGA
- a CDS encoding cation diffusion facilitator family transporter produces the protein MSEANLDLGSADKRRTLWIVLWLNVAIAAGFFAAGYFADSSALLANGLDNSSDAIVYALGLLALTRSRKWKRGAARFSGIMLLVFAVGVILDAVRRFVEGSDPVGGLMMAMAVIAGAVNLWCLYLLKRLQNKDVNLRAATTFSLNDFMSNGGIILAGLVVMLTGANWPDLVVGIAVAGIAIYGGIDILRDAHEDVHEERGDRH, from the coding sequence ATGAGCGAGGCCAACCTTGATCTCGGCTCGGCCGACAAACGCCGGACATTGTGGATCGTCCTCTGGCTCAATGTAGCGATCGCCGCCGGCTTCTTCGCCGCCGGCTATTTCGCTGACTCCAGTGCGCTCCTAGCCAATGGCCTAGACAACTCGTCGGACGCGATCGTCTATGCCCTTGGTCTGCTGGCGCTCACACGGTCGCGCAAGTGGAAGCGCGGGGCTGCCCGCTTTTCAGGGATTATGCTGCTGGTCTTCGCCGTTGGAGTGATCCTTGATGCGGTGCGGCGGTTTGTTGAGGGATCCGATCCGGTCGGCGGCCTCATGATGGCGATGGCGGTGATCGCCGGTGCGGTGAATCTCTGGTGTCTCTACTTGCTCAAGCGCCTGCAGAATAAGGACGTTAACCTGCGCGCGGCGACGACGTTCAGCTTAAACGATTTTATGTCCAACGGCGGGATCATTCTCGCTGGTCTGGTGGTGATGCTGACCGGCGCCAACTGGCCCGATCTGGTTGTCGGCATCGCGGTCGCGGGCATCGCCATTTATGGCGGCATCGATATCCTACGCGACGCCCATGAAGATGTGCACGAGGAGCGGGGAGACAGGCATTGA
- a CDS encoding cation diffusion facilitator family transporter, giving the protein MSDRRLVAAVFLNVALTFAQIIGGVVSGSLALIADALHNFSDAASLGIALFARKVGRRSADKLMTFGYARAELVAALINLTTLLLIGFYLLIEAINRFADPQPIEGWTVIGVAGVALIIDIVTAVMVYAGTKDSLNMKAAFLHNVSDALASVGVIIAGVLILLYDLYIADLMITIIIAAYVIYQGIFLMPKTVRLLMGAVPDEVEFDRIVWKLRSSSGVKAVHHVHVWSLSEHQSALEAHLVPSEQSLEKFEQIKASVREMLKREFAIEHATLEACLEYACDNDLLPPHGVEPSESHRHDDEH; this is encoded by the coding sequence ATGAGCGACCGCCGTCTGGTCGCGGCGGTCTTCCTAAACGTAGCGCTTACCTTCGCGCAGATCATCGGCGGAGTCGTCTCCGGCTCGCTCGCTCTCATTGCGGATGCGCTTCATAATTTCAGCGACGCCGCCTCACTCGGGATTGCGCTGTTCGCCCGTAAGGTCGGGCGACGGTCCGCCGACAAGTTAATGACCTTCGGCTATGCACGCGCGGAGCTGGTCGCGGCGCTGATTAATCTCACCACCTTGCTTCTCATCGGCTTCTATCTTCTGATTGAAGCGATCAACCGGTTCGCCGACCCGCAGCCTATCGAAGGATGGACGGTGATCGGGGTGGCGGGAGTTGCTCTTATCATCGACATTGTCACGGCTGTCATGGTTTACGCCGGAACCAAGGACAGCCTCAATATGAAGGCCGCGTTTTTACACAACGTCTCCGACGCGCTTGCGTCGGTCGGTGTGATCATCGCCGGCGTTCTCATCCTGCTCTACGATTTGTACATTGCTGACCTGATGATTACGATCATCATTGCGGCCTACGTGATCTATCAAGGCATTTTTCTGATGCCGAAGACAGTGCGGCTCCTGATGGGTGCTGTGCCTGACGAAGTTGAATTCGATCGTATCGTTTGGAAATTGCGATCTTCCAGCGGCGTTAAAGCAGTCCATCACGTCCATGTGTGGAGTCTCAGCGAACACCAGAGTGCATTGGAAGCGCATCTTGTGCCGAGCGAGCAGTCACTCGAAAAATTCGAACAGATCAAGGCCTCGGTGCGCGAGATGCTGAAACGAGAGTTCGCGATCGAGCATGCGACATTGGAGGCGTGTTTGGAATACGCGTGCGACAATGATCTTCTTCCTCCTCACGGCGTCGAGCCGTCAGAGAGTCATCGACATGACGACGAACACTGA
- a CDS encoding ArsR/SmtB family transcription factor produces the protein MESDEALAALAALSHPTRLDTFRHLVKAEPEGLSTGQLVAASALSQSTLSTHLAVLVAAELVVAEKRGRQMIQRANIDRLRALMLFLAKDCCQGRAELCEPLAAELACC, from the coding sequence ATGGAATCGGATGAAGCCTTGGCCGCGTTGGCGGCACTGTCGCACCCTACGCGGCTCGACACCTTCCGGCATCTCGTCAAAGCGGAACCGGAGGGCCTCTCTACGGGACAGCTCGTCGCTGCTTCCGCGTTGAGCCAGAGCACGCTGTCGACTCATCTGGCTGTTCTCGTCGCGGCCGAACTGGTCGTCGCGGAAAAGCGCGGGCGGCAGATGATCCAACGGGCCAATATCGACCGGCTGCGGGCGCTGATGCTCTTCCTCGCCAAGGATTGCTGCCAGGGACGCGCCGAGCTGTGCGAGCCGCTCGCGGCCGAACTTGCCTGCTGCTGA
- a CDS encoding ArsC/Spx/MgsR family protein, with amino-acid sequence MIRNAGIEPHVVEYLKTPPSRPMLVQLLERGGLTPRVLLREKGTPYADLGLGDESLSDEALIDAMMDHPVLINRPLVVTPLGVRLCRPSEAVLDILPAAQRGAFAKEDGEQVVDAAGYRVS; translated from the coding sequence ATGATCCGCAACGCCGGCATCGAACCACATGTCGTCGAGTATCTCAAAACGCCGCCGTCGCGCCCCATGCTCGTTCAACTGCTCGAGCGCGGCGGCCTGACGCCCCGCGTCCTGCTTCGCGAGAAGGGAACGCCCTACGCCGATCTGGGGCTTGGCGACGAGAGCCTTTCCGATGAAGCGCTGATCGACGCGATGATGGATCATCCGGTGTTGATCAACCGGCCGCTGGTGGTGACGCCGCTCGGCGTGCGACTGTGCCGCCCGTCCGAAGCCGTGCTCGACATTCTCCCTGCAGCGCAACGTGGCGCATTCGCGAAGGAGGACGGTGAGCAGGTCGTCGATGCCGCCGGGTACCGGGTTTCGTAG
- the arsB gene encoding ACR3 family arsenite efflux transporter: MASSAPALEASRPGIGFFERWLTLWVALCIVAGIALGAWLPGMFATIAAAEVARVNLVVAVLIWLMIIPMLLKIDFGALGSVRQHWKGVGVTLFINWAVKPFSMALLGTVFLGWLFAPLLPEAPSGYIAGLILLAAAPCTAMVFVWSNLCDGEPNYTLSQVALNDVVMIFAFAPLVGLLLGVASITVPWETLLISVVLYIVVPVIVAQLIRRAVLAQGGQPALDRVLTRLGPISLASLLTTLVLLFGFQGEQILARPLVIALIAVPILIQVYFNAGLAYWLSRRFGVAWCVAAPAALIGASNFFELAVAAAISLFGLDSAAALATVVGVLVEVPVMLSVVAIVKRSRGWYERGAGA; the protein is encoded by the coding sequence ATGGCGAGCAGCGCCCCCGCGCTCGAGGCATCGCGCCCCGGCATCGGCTTCTTCGAACGCTGGCTCACGCTCTGGGTGGCCCTTTGCATCGTAGCTGGGATCGCGCTCGGCGCCTGGCTTCCGGGCATGTTCGCCACGATCGCCGCGGCGGAGGTCGCGCGCGTCAATCTGGTGGTAGCGGTCCTGATCTGGCTGATGATCATCCCGATGCTGCTGAAGATCGACTTCGGCGCTCTCGGGAGCGTCCGCCAGCACTGGAAGGGCGTGGGCGTGACGCTGTTCATCAATTGGGCGGTGAAGCCCTTTTCGATGGCGCTGCTCGGCACGGTCTTCCTCGGCTGGCTCTTCGCGCCGCTGCTGCCCGAGGCGCCGTCTGGCTATATCGCGGGCCTGATCCTGCTGGCCGCGGCGCCCTGCACGGCGATGGTGTTCGTGTGGTCGAACCTGTGCGACGGCGAGCCGAACTACACGCTGTCGCAAGTCGCGCTGAACGACGTGGTGATGATCTTCGCCTTCGCGCCGCTCGTTGGTCTCCTGCTCGGCGTCGCCTCGATCACGGTTCCGTGGGAAACGCTGCTGATCTCGGTCGTGCTTTACATCGTGGTTCCGGTGATCGTCGCGCAACTGATCCGGCGCGCGGTGCTTGCGCAGGGCGGCCAGCCGGCGCTCGACCGTGTGCTGACCCGGCTCGGACCGATCTCGCTCGCATCGTTGCTGACGACGCTGGTGCTGCTGTTCGGATTTCAGGGCGAGCAGATTCTGGCGCGGCCGCTCGTCATCGCGCTCATCGCCGTGCCGATCCTGATCCAGGTCTATTTCAACGCGGGCCTCGCCTATTGGCTGAGCCGCCGCTTCGGCGTCGCCTGGTGCGTCGCCGCGCCTGCGGCGCTGATCGGCGCCTCCAACTTCTTCGAACTCGCCGTCGCCGCCGCCATTTCGCTGTTCGGCCTCGACAGTGCGGCTGCGCTGGCGACGGTCGTCGGCGTGCTGGTGGAGGTGCCGGTCATGCTCTCTGTGGTCGCGATCGTGAAGCGCTCGCGCGGCTGGTACGAGCGGGGAGCCGGCGCATGA
- the arsH gene encoding arsenical resistance protein ArsH, which yields MSRLRPLAEPNFLPALDPSFAHRRPASGIGDDQPPPRILLLYGSLRERSYSRLAVEEAARLLRFFGAETRIFDPSDLPLPDQIEGDDHPAVTELREHSMWSEGQVWCSPERHGQISGIMKTQIDHLPLNMGGMRPTQGRTLAVMQVSGGSQSFNAVNTLRLLGRWMRMFTIPNQSSVAKAFQEFDETGRMKPSSYYDRIADVMEELVRFTVLMRPHADQLVDRYSERKQAGRAVDAGADLSSIAISGR from the coding sequence ATGAGCCGCCTGCGCCCGCTCGCCGAGCCGAACTTTCTTCCGGCGCTGGATCCGTCCTTCGCTCACCGCCGTCCCGCGTCGGGCATCGGTGACGATCAGCCGCCGCCGCGCATCCTCCTGCTGTACGGCTCGTTGCGCGAGCGGTCCTACTCACGCCTCGCGGTCGAGGAAGCGGCCCGCCTTCTTCGCTTCTTCGGCGCCGAAACGCGCATCTTCGATCCGTCGGATCTCCCGCTCCCGGACCAGATCGAGGGTGACGACCATCCGGCCGTTACCGAACTTCGCGAACATTCAATGTGGTCGGAAGGTCAGGTCTGGTGCAGCCCCGAGCGTCACGGCCAGATCAGCGGCATCATGAAGACGCAGATCGATCACCTGCCGCTCAACATGGGCGGCATGCGCCCGACACAGGGGCGAACGCTGGCCGTGATGCAGGTTTCAGGCGGCTCGCAATCGTTCAACGCGGTGAACACGCTGCGCCTGCTTGGGCGCTGGATGCGGATGTTCACCATCCCCAACCAATCCTCGGTTGCCAAGGCTTTCCAGGAGTTCGACGAGACGGGACGCATGAAGCCGTCGAGCTATTACGACCGGATCGCCGACGTGATGGAGGAGCTGGTGCGGTTCACCGTGCTGATGCGGCCTCACGCGGACCAGCTCGTGGACCGCTATTCGGAGCGCAAGCAAGCGGGACGTGCCGTGGATGCAGGGGCCGACCTGTCCAGCATCGCGATCAGCGGCCGGTGA
- a CDS encoding alpha-ketoglutarate-dependent dioxygenase AlkB: MNMHVRVAGGETQADLFGTPVLPGLAYRNALISEAEERELVARIDGAQLSPFRFQQWTGKRLTNSYGWRYDFETGRFAPAEPIPEWLEPLKARAARFADLNAAELVQALLIRYDAGVGIGWHRDRPVFEHVVGISLGTPAAVRFRRRITAGFQRTSATLAPRSIYHLSGEARHSWEHSIAALPATRWSITFRSLAAPK; this comes from the coding sequence ATGAACATGCACGTCCGCGTTGCTGGCGGCGAAACCCAGGCCGATCTGTTCGGCACGCCCGTCCTGCCGGGGCTGGCATATCGTAATGCGCTGATCTCCGAAGCCGAGGAGCGCGAGCTTGTCGCTCGGATAGACGGAGCGCAGCTCAGCCCGTTTCGCTTTCAGCAATGGACCGGCAAGCGGCTGACCAACTCATATGGCTGGCGCTACGATTTCGAGACCGGCCGGTTCGCCCCGGCCGAGCCGATTCCTGAATGGCTGGAGCCGCTGAAGGCGCGGGCGGCGCGGTTCGCCGACCTGAACGCCGCCGAACTCGTCCAGGCCCTGCTTATCCGCTACGATGCCGGGGTCGGGATCGGCTGGCATCGCGACCGCCCGGTGTTCGAGCATGTGGTCGGCATTTCGCTTGGCACACCGGCCGCGGTGCGCTTCCGCCGCCGTATCACGGCGGGATTCCAACGCACATCGGCTACCCTCGCGCCGCGCTCAATCTATCATCTGAGCGGTGAAGCACGGCATTCATGGGAACACAGCATCGCCGCCCTGCCAGCGACGCGCTGGTCGATCACCTTTCGTAGTTTGGCCGCGCCGAAATGA
- a CDS encoding SOS response-associated peptidase family protein, with translation MDSTPTPFDSDTPLGARRAIIRRNPDDAQEIEMVEAAWGSNPRFGDGASFRFIRSEGRSFPSHRCLVPASEFLMTVGDKRYRVTLEGGNFFYLAAIWESAMGEWPHCYRIVTVAANPEVARYQERHGAIIHRRQVMHWLDTAVPETDLLETPPARTFCVEEIGADARQPMLAF, from the coding sequence ATGGACTCGACGCCAACGCCTTTCGATTCCGATACGCCGCTTGGGGCCCGCCGCGCCATCATCCGGCGCAATCCGGACGACGCTCAAGAGATTGAGATGGTCGAGGCGGCCTGGGGTTCCAATCCGCGATTCGGCGACGGCGCATCGTTTCGCTTTATCCGCTCGGAAGGAAGGTCTTTTCCGAGCCACCGCTGCCTGGTTCCGGCTTCCGAGTTCCTGATGACCGTGGGCGATAAGCGCTATCGCGTGACGCTCGAGGGCGGCAACTTCTTCTACCTGGCCGCCATATGGGAGTCCGCGATGGGCGAATGGCCGCACTGCTACCGGATCGTCACCGTCGCGGCGAATCCCGAGGTCGCACGCTATCAGGAGCGGCACGGCGCGATCATCCATCGGCGGCAGGTGATGCACTGGCTCGACACGGCGGTCCCGGAGACCGATCTACTGGAGACACCGCCTGCCCGGACCTTTTGCGTTGAAGAGATCGGCGCCGACGCGCGTCAACCGATGCTGGCCTTCTGA
- a CDS encoding SOS response-associated peptidase, whose amino-acid sequence MCNDYRLEVDIASIVQDFDDLKIKITTPEGRPNVPAREDIKISDSAPIVRSVEGERGLGELVNRRWSWPGPGGKPVYNFRSEGREFTSGRCLILADGFYEFTRPEEPGQKRKTKWLFTMRDHPWFCIAGIWRDSPAGEAFTMLTMDAGEDVAPYHHRQIIPLARDRWADWLDPGVPAQEVLKYLPRGSLPATPVFPPSPVQAAML is encoded by the coding sequence GTGTGCAATGACTATCGTCTGGAAGTCGATATCGCCTCGATCGTCCAGGACTTCGACGATCTCAAGATCAAGATAACGACGCCCGAGGGCCGGCCGAACGTGCCGGCTCGCGAGGATATCAAGATCAGCGACAGCGCACCGATCGTGCGGAGCGTCGAGGGTGAACGCGGCCTCGGCGAGCTGGTCAACCGGCGCTGGAGCTGGCCCGGTCCGGGTGGAAAGCCAGTGTACAACTTCCGGTCCGAAGGCCGCGAATTCACCTCGGGCCGCTGCCTGATCCTCGCCGACGGCTTCTATGAGTTCACCAGGCCCGAAGAGCCCGGGCAGAAGCGCAAGACCAAATGGCTGTTCACGATGCGCGATCATCCCTGGTTCTGCATCGCAGGTATCTGGCGGGACAGCCCGGCAGGCGAAGCGTTCACCATGCTGACGATGGACGCGGGCGAGGACGTCGCGCCGTACCATCACCGCCAGATCATCCCGCTCGCCCGCGACCGATGGGCCGACTGGCTCGATCCGGGCGTGCCGGCGCAAGAGGTGCTCAAATATCTGCCGAGGGGCAGCCTCCCTGCTACCCCCGTGTTTCCACCGTCGCCCGTTCAGGCGGCGATGCTTTGA
- a CDS encoding DUF1810 domain-containing protein — MADPHSLERFVEAQSSIYATVLGEIRRGAKRSHWMWFIFPQLAGLGQSPTSQFYAIRSSEEARGYLDHRLLGQRYRECVDALQDLRTSDAVAVFGSIDAMKLRSSLTLFDTVRPSPLLTAALERWFGGERDPTTLRLLER, encoded by the coding sequence ATGGCCGATCCGCATTCGCTCGAACGCTTCGTCGAGGCGCAATCCTCGATCTATGCTACTGTGCTTGGCGAAATCCGCCGCGGCGCGAAGCGATCGCACTGGATGTGGTTCATCTTTCCGCAGCTTGCCGGACTGGGGCAGAGCCCAACGTCGCAATTCTACGCGATCCGCTCGTCCGAGGAGGCGCGGGGCTATCTCGATCATCGGCTGCTCGGGCAACGCTACCGCGAATGCGTCGACGCGCTGCAAGATCTTCGCACGAGCGATGCTGTGGCTGTGTTCGGCTCGATCGACGCAATGAAGCTGCGATCTTCGCTCACTCTGTTCGATACGGTTCGGCCGAGTCCACTGCTGACAGCCGCACTTGAGCGATGGTTCGGCGGCGAGCGCGACCCCACAACGCTGCGGCTCCTCGAGCGGTAG
- a CDS encoding protein ImuA: MPALSSIERPDADQLAALRAELSRVQSVRGPVGAFGLGALDDRLADHGLDGAALHEIAAGSATLSDDAAATLFAAGIAARFANRPGSTVLWALSRFDLYAPGLEQVGLGPDRILYAQGRKDSEVLTLAEDGLRDGSLACVVAEVKTADQTVTRRLQLAASDGRTPMLLYRRHRSRDRCPFSDPSSAKTRWRIRCLSSAPLPFLGVGRARWSVELVRQRGGNPFSLELEACDDTGCLNLPAAIANRAVAPVGAASRAA, translated from the coding sequence ATGCCTGCCCTGTCTTCAATCGAGCGGCCCGACGCCGACCAGCTCGCCGCGCTGCGAGCCGAGCTTTCGCGCGTCCAGTCGGTCCGCGGGCCGGTGGGGGCGTTCGGCCTCGGCGCGCTCGACGACAGGCTGGCGGATCATGGCCTTGATGGCGCCGCGCTGCATGAGATCGCCGCAGGCTCCGCCACGCTGAGCGATGACGCCGCAGCGACGTTGTTCGCGGCGGGCATCGCCGCGCGGTTCGCAAACCGGCCGGGATCCACAGTGCTCTGGGCGCTTTCCCGCTTTGATCTCTATGCGCCTGGTCTCGAACAGGTCGGTCTCGGTCCGGATCGCATCCTCTATGCCCAGGGCCGAAAAGACAGCGAAGTGCTCACGCTAGCCGAGGACGGTCTCCGGGACGGCTCGCTTGCTTGCGTTGTTGCCGAGGTGAAGACGGCCGACCAGACCGTTACCCGCCGGCTCCAGCTCGCGGCATCGGATGGGCGCACGCCGATGCTGCTCTATCGGCGGCATCGGTCGCGCGACCGATGCCCGTTCTCTGATCCATCTTCCGCCAAAACACGCTGGCGGATCCGCTGCCTGTCCTCTGCGCCGTTGCCCTTTCTGGGGGTGGGTCGGGCGCGATGGTCGGTCGAACTGGTCCGTCAGCGCGGCGGCAATCCCTTCTCCCTCGAACTTGAAGCCTGCGATGATACGGGTTGCCTCAATCTTCCTGCCGCAATTGCCAATCGAGCGGTTGCGCCGGTTGGAGCGGCCAGTCGGGCCGCCTGA
- a CDS encoding DUF6504 family protein, protein MDDDPDACSVPRGGGWRPGARWARDGAAGPRPSQDEIDAMPAHQRPSMRMLGRRSEPAAHPFNAMRPDEGAPGVSASRQPIAWRWNRPMILIERVGQRDVVSAACPVALELGLRPGMAAAHARALVTDLEVRDAEAEEDRAFLDRLAVHAVGHWTPTASAAAPDGIWLDLTGTTHLFGGENRFCRRVLAFLKRLGFTASIAIAGTPGAAHAFARYGGAAVTVLPPGAEAEAIANLPIAALRLSAEALAAANRFGLERIGDLYLMPRGPLARRLGLATVERIDQARGLIAEPIVPVVPVELPRAERRLLEPIATADAITQVIGDLVDDLVELLCTHGLGLRGARLTASRVDGGEQHIGLGTAKATRDAPHLKRMFAMRVERIDPGLGIEAMTLAALRVEDLAPASLGAALASDDRPPDIALLVDQLAGRVGEDALFRVTSQESDVPERAVRRTDALASPIGWPGWKRPVRLLRRPEPLSNVVALLPDHPPRRFVWRGQHYRVVAGDGPERIHGEWWRSARELWAVRDYFRVEAEGGERFWLFRRGDGVDASTGDRSWYMHGMFG, encoded by the coding sequence GTGGACGATGATCCGGACGCCTGTTCTGTGCCGAGGGGCGGCGGCTGGCGACCTGGGGCGCGCTGGGCGCGTGACGGCGCTGCGGGTCCCAGGCCGAGCCAGGACGAGATCGATGCGATGCCGGCGCATCAGCGGCCATCGATGCGGATGCTGGGGCGCCGCAGCGAGCCTGCCGCTCACCCGTTCAACGCGATGCGGCCGGATGAGGGTGCTCCGGGCGTTTCGGCATCGCGGCAGCCGATAGCCTGGCGGTGGAATCGGCCGATGATCCTGATCGAGCGCGTCGGGCAGCGCGACGTCGTCAGCGCCGCATGCCCCGTCGCATTGGAGCTGGGCTTGCGGCCGGGCATGGCCGCGGCGCACGCACGTGCGCTGGTAACCGATCTCGAAGTTCGTGATGCCGAGGCGGAGGAGGACCGCGCTTTTCTCGACCGGCTTGCGGTGCATGCGGTCGGCCATTGGACGCCGACCGCCAGCGCAGCGGCGCCGGACGGCATCTGGCTCGATCTCACCGGCACCACTCACCTGTTCGGCGGCGAGAACAGGTTCTGCCGACGGGTACTGGCGTTCCTCAAGCGGCTCGGCTTCACCGCGAGTATCGCAATCGCGGGGACGCCGGGCGCCGCGCACGCGTTCGCGCGCTATGGCGGAGCAGCGGTCACGGTCCTGCCGCCGGGCGCCGAAGCCGAGGCGATCGCCAACCTGCCGATCGCGGCGCTCAGGCTGAGCGCCGAAGCATTGGCTGCGGCAAACCGGTTCGGGCTCGAGCGGATCGGCGATCTTTATCTGATGCCGCGCGGCCCGCTCGCGCGGAGGCTGGGGCTTGCCACCGTCGAACGTATCGATCAGGCACGCGGTCTCATTGCCGAACCGATCGTGCCCGTGGTCCCGGTCGAGCTGCCGCGCGCCGAACGCCGGCTGCTCGAACCGATCGCTACGGCGGACGCCATTACGCAGGTGATCGGCGACCTGGTCGATGATCTCGTCGAGCTGCTGTGTACGCACGGGCTGGGCCTGCGCGGCGCTCGGCTGACCGCCTCGCGCGTTGATGGCGGCGAGCAGCACATCGGCCTCGGCACCGCCAAGGCGACGCGTGACGCGCCGCATCTCAAGCGGATGTTCGCGATGCGCGTCGAGCGGATCGATCCCGGCCTCGGCATCGAAGCGATGACGCTTGCTGCGTTACGGGTCGAAGATCTTGCCCCCGCGTCGCTGGGCGCCGCGCTCGCCAGCGACGATCGCCCGCCCGATATCGCGCTTTTGGTCGATCAGCTCGCCGGACGCGTTGGCGAGGACGCACTGTTTCGGGTGACAAGCCAGGAAAGCGACGTGCCCGAACGCGCGGTGCGCCGTACCGATGCGCTGGCGAGCCCCATCGGGTGGCCGGGATGGAAACGCCCGGTCCGATTGCTCCGCCGGCCCGAACCTTTGTCGAATGTCGTGGCGCTGCTCCCCGATCATCCACCGCGACGGTTCGTGTGGCGCGGGCAACATTATCGCGTGGTGGCGGGCGACGGCCCCGAGCGCATCCATGGCGAGTGGTGGCGCTCGGCTCGCGAGCTATGGGCGGTGCGGGATTATTTCCGCGTCGAAGCCGAAGGCGGCGAGCGCTTCTGGCTCTTCCGCCGCGGTGACGGCGTCGACGCGTCGACCGGCGATCGCAGCTGGTACATGCATGGGATGTTCGGCTGA